A single genomic interval of Rhododendron vialii isolate Sample 1 chromosome 3a, ASM3025357v1 harbors:
- the LOC131318490 gene encoding double-stranded RNA-binding protein 1-like produces MHKAKLQILCQRNSWGLPEFSTTKCGLDHNPSFTATVTVNGVPFTTADDSRTSKEAHNKAAKVALDHFSPPVNPCPSFPQPSHLPTTSGLDVGQLSTGISQPTMTGTIQTPLMSETLVGAKDDKKLIDMHHLYKNRLQNYAQKRNLPLPDYSTEREGPPHASRFKSKVTIDGKTYGSPEFSPTLKEAEHAAAKVALESLSVNEVQEDDSGLFKNLLQELAQKEGLDVPKYETNVSGPPHIPTFVSTVEIKGQSFEGQAAKSKKQAETNAAKVAYTDLQERKKLVTSGGASMVPMILQSGGKIKKALEASSSILQSVIAGDWQQSAGQPGPKEEQSEKDKGVVFSGDLQQTAAGPTANRVIREEEDKDYIAGHEEKRSSNLTTANAEVNYHHAPPSPPDSDINAKRHRGSSSADIIYASLRDPFPSTCSSPEDGFSLPLVHSKSSKNSTLDSNNKTPLGTADGRNALPREKICVYPRGPNVEYPEGATMLPFSDDKWVAMKMNPNQL; encoded by the exons ATGCACAAAGCGAAGCTGCAAATCCTGTGCCAGCGCAACTCGTGGGGCTTACCGGAGTTCTCCACCACCAAATGCGGCCTCGACCACAACCCTAGCTTCACCGCCACCGTCACTGTCAACGGCGTCCCTTTCACCACCGCCGATGACAGCAGGACTTCCAAAGAAGCTCATAACAAAGCCGCCAAGGTCGCTCTCGACCACTTCTCTCCCCCTGTTAACCCGTGCCCTAGCTTTCCACAACCCTCTCATCTTCCTACTACTTCTG GTTTGGATGTTGGACAGCTCAGCACAGGGATATCACAGCCTACCATGACAGGGACAATACAGACTCCTCTGATGAGTGAAACTCTAGTTGGAGCCAAAGATGATAAGAAACTTATCG ATATGCATCATCTGTACAAAAATCGGCTGCAAAATTATGCTCAAAAGAGAAATCTCCCACTGCCTGATTATTCTACTGAACGTGAAGGCCCTCCACATGCGAGTCGATTCAAGTCTAAGGTCACAATTGATGGGAAAACCTATGGGAGTCCTGAATTTTCCCCGACATTAAAAGAAGCTGAACATGCAGCTGCAAAAGTTGCCTTGGAATCGTTGTCAGTCAATGAAGTTCAGGAA GATGATTCTGGTCTCTTCAAGAATCTCTTGCAAGAACTGGCTCAAAAAGAAGGTTTAGATGTTCCAAAATATGAGACAAATGTTTCTGGTCCACCTCACATTCCAACTTTTGTCTCCACTGTTGAAATCAAAGGGCAATCTTTTGAAGGTCAAGCAGCAAAGAGCAAAAAGCAAGCAGAGACCAATGCAGCTAAGGTTGCATACACTGACCTTCAAGAGCGTAAGAAGCTTGTTACCTCAG GTGGAGCAAGTATGGTCCCTATGATTCTTCAATCTGGAGGCAAAATAAAGAAAGCTTTGGAGGCCTCATCTTCCATTTTGCAGTCGGTCATTGCTGGTGATTGGCAACAGAGTGCTGGACAGCCTGGACCAAAAGAAGAGCAGAGCGAAAAGGATAAGGGTGTTGTTTTCTCTGGTGATTTGCAACAGACTGCTGCTGGACCAACTGCAAACCGTGTAATTCGGGAAGAGGAGGACAAGGACTACATAG CTGGACATGAAGAAAAGCGCTCATCCAACTTGACCACTGCAAATGCCGAAGTCAACTATCACCATGCCCCTCCCTCGCCTCCTGACTCAGATATAAACGCAAAGAGACACAGAGGCTCCAGTTCAGCTGACATCATATATGCTAGTTTGCGAGATCCATTTCCTTCTACCTGTTCGTCGCCCGAGGATGGGTTCTCTCTGCCTTTGGTGCATTCAAAGAGCTCTAAGAATTCAACTTTGGATTCCAACAATAAGACACCACTTGGAACAGCAGATGGAAGGAATGCCTTACCTCGTGAGAAAATTTGCGTTTACCCTCGCGGGCCAAACGTGGAATATCCCGAGGGTGCCACTATGTTGCCCTTTAGCGATGACAAGTGGGTGGCTATGAAGATGAATCCAAATCAGTTATAG
- the LOC131318492 gene encoding inactive protein RESTRICTED TEV MOVEMENT 2-like, whose amino-acid sequence MKPPTNTAAKGAATEPAPADAKAGDAMPTYDNFEPFCGWQREEGKETLVVHVPEFKRNQIKVHLINRGTLRISGERPIDGMKRSRFAKYIKVPKDCNPNEITAKFTNAGLLHIIMPKKTSVELETKQDHPIQVVAEQQGQAQDQNVQPKTKRIQVQVAEESRKVFSVAKQTIIRDQKVVMGVALGVVVAVVVALGAFAAYKYTRPAPNV is encoded by the exons ATGAAGCCTCCAACAAATACAGCTGCTAAGGGCGCCGCAACTGAGCCCGCCCCGGCGGATGCCAAAGCCGGAGATGCAATGCCGACGTACGACAATTTCGAACCTTTCTGCGGTTGGCAGAGAGAGGAAGGGAAAGAAACCCTTGTGGTCCATGTCCCTG AATTCAAGAGAAACCAAATCAAAGTCCATCTCATCAACCGTGGCACCCTAAGGATCTCCGGAGAGCGCCCGATTGACGGCATGAAACGGAGTCGTTTCGCAAAGTATATCAAAGTTCCAAAGGACTGCAACCCAAATGAAATCACTGCAAAGTTTACCAATGCTGGCCTTCTCCATATTATTATGCCCAAAAAAACTTCAGTAGAGTTAGAGACCAAGCAAGATCATCCCATACAAGTAGTAGCTGAACAACAGGGTCAGGCTCAGGATCAGAACGTGCAGCCAAAAACCAAAAGGATTCAAGTTCAAGTGGCTGAGGAATCAAGAAAGGTATTTTCGGTGGCGAAGCAGACCATAATCAGGGATCAGAAGGTGGTGATGGGTGTTGCACTAGGGGTGGTGGTAGCGGTCGTGGTGGCTCTTGGTGCTTTTGCCGCGTACAAGTATACAAGGCCGGCGCCTAATGTTTAG